The following are encoded in a window of Rubellicoccus peritrichatus genomic DNA:
- a CDS encoding SdrD B-like domain-containing protein — protein MTNNTRPFYAQWQPRFRRLNYLGSLVTAAMAMSLNLVSATVDLGAICLQATNDNTSVSGTLYTLSGDVLIGLTPDDGEDFRPLIQISEGSILVDTSDTTAFTVQPPYTVHAIADDASTTLLIGSNSEVNPKSWLVDDLVTGGHTLESGETLTAHLYDIAATEIRFKNPNGGDTTDAGLQVSGDGTFVGGSGSLALGTSIHVTYDSNLATSLGNISTNGIRDGTLDLYGLEVNDFYLNTFRHNVSATYPDSNLTGVIDKVQGFVDLIIEGEIIGAYIWDFNEIADPVLYGGVNYIDDELYSITLEIYDPTFTLGGYYFETPNDVFDGVALNYNIDAQTYELVGNVYVDGTLQTFGDGGSASLILGLDNNGVMAVQSVTLAPAGDLTYYGVTFSSDQLTFIENSDGTHSASGISTVSYDNQSFDLQIGPGGLVTALNNSGEWVLNSLLAEINSDFELYGTDYTVDPANPLTFLFDTDSQAYKLYGDATLEVTGSSTPVSLGTALDPGLVISNGSLQSHYFTIATSGAFTSNGITITPDSSGLTFNYSSDGNDYGTSGGATISFDGQSFAVTFINDGLEFTVENNGTLAIASLIAEVTADLELYGLVMTAEEDAPLTFLYDSNQSLYQLYGDAEINMGQTSLTINLGDSEMPGLSLSNGTLESFNFGIKTNAAIAMTGLNITPNDEGLAVAYAADDDTYSATGGATIAFNSQSISVDFTGDNGLLLEADDGGALILDSIDAELTADLSIDGLDFALKTNHPFVFIYNAEDALYEFYGTSILTIAGETFTIDLGDADMPGLLLVDGAINAFSAGVTTNFEFGGIKFALGGTNAMTIFYDANGDTYGLYGDASTKLGSTEVDVGLGDANAPGILISGGILTGLNFNVSSNTDFTLDDIVITPNNDGLTFTYSANDGTYTALGGATVTFLDSSIEVLMETEDGGPGLVLGVNNHGDLFLISLNSEVTADFTLAGMMFSTDPNIGLRFIYDSDGDLFEFYGVANLDLGNDLYEVDFGDEETPGIEVVDGDVTGISLTIISDNTLSFYGLTITPDENGLGFTYSEDAGIYSVMGGATVSFEDQSFTVSLATAGGDAGLILDSSGNLVSLDAQVGANFEIYGATFSVDEENPLTFIFDSNAIEYILYGSAMLDFHNGSDTEEIAVILGNVDEPGIAIHDGTLSSFNFGIEANLTYDGVTIEIGNESEAFTFIYDPVEGLYESYGEVNVSYEATSTVFDSILGEADNPGIVLSTTDSSELTLEALNASISGSFHVDGLDFDVDALTMIYSQDTDYYEIDGTVSVAIEGNMVSATFGYEVEEDDGSITVYPGMQIQDGDLIGLDFLIIESFEIAGITMETTDDGIGFSHSGISLFYMAFGGVKFGFDDQFIEFDAGSYESPGIVMQSFDDSGLGLSFLLVSLVGNLNFYGVELVPDDVTFNYSSIAPAHYHYAPDYFEFYGDVTVGVDGVEVSAFLGDSDNPGFAFVDGELENLDLGISESIDLAGLTVETTGDYLGFSYNEESEAYEVFGGLSVTFEGQSMGIQAGTTHAPGMRLIGNHNKHMVLKYLDATVTADFSLYGLDVNLGHDGVTFIYNDDDNLYEVYGDVEVDIEGQKIEGLFGNADTPGFEIENGVVESVDIGITTDFNIGGFEFKSPDDNPLTFIYTKENTTYTIYGEAELDTLWDVIITLGSEENPGIQIIDNTWDIENLAIEVDKINLGFAQLKEVRVSYSRDHSDIIVDVILDVIIPEFEGEFDSEVAVDNGKITDIFLEYKAVGTSTGIEILDTGVDIAEMSVAFDNLDQPADLIFEGTIGLQFGGQIGIGGQAATLSYIEGDVYVDSEELIISDTVYFGAYEINGEWDSLIYKSGAAMTLDWADEKYLLESSLYMPADYGIKLTEDLFFSKEYVVLEAKAEVRVPDGIPIIGGDDLGNIDVDLLIDTNDPSNSFAAAWVDIDLLFTTEQAGIEYTFDNGKFKYIDSGDIADIKQEIQEAEDAQNGDEDYTTKTFTFDLPEGATSFMVDMGWALYEAIPVGEDMDPVTAPVGDMFVTVTGTVKDSSGAINDDVPLSIHEVSYNDGSYTADTSNTSIGYYSLPLIVTDSYGVKIASEGVILTSNTSDQLIAFDALAEGTITVSLTYLATIDNFLTPLIFDDPSMTVYYDYEDPYINIDSIDLNASNSDTIGDTTYIFSGTTLPITLEYYSDAAFVNNTTVSIFIDDNDEDHDGTAIKAFEDYQYAGDDVPINHSVHWLIENISEEPSDEYYIYAQIDNGNQEIVYSEYFGPFTIAPAVYGRVFDSIQGNSPLNGFRVYLDVNGDKEYDASIDKSTITNSNGNYVFDDVPNGEVTIGVVIPYGYASNENTLDFITTTYITGDSVEIDFDINLLDSISGYVYEDTNEDGIFDNDEVGIRGVQLFIDQNGNGTYESHTDIKTVTNKNGFWRFYDVEVNTTYDVYILAYPSQISNSDKNFVIVNTTTETIPDEPDSLVATNASVASSEFSVAPRVASASLDASTTSTTKYTEFNGYDFGITPNAVDQVSDRNYMLYILSYFPDGEPELVGIDSDPDDDGLSNKIEQLLNTDPAVTSGTPVPLVAVGDTISTGGDDVTTILVEYGLIASHVYEIQASTDLTNWVTIDTFRATKTEPVILEIETDLDVESTFIRIEVSD, from the coding sequence ATGACAAATAACACACGCCCTTTCTATGCTCAGTGGCAGCCCAGGTTCAGACGCTTAAACTACCTGGGCAGTCTCGTTACCGCGGCTATGGCAATGTCCCTCAACCTTGTTTCAGCCACAGTCGATCTCGGTGCAATTTGCCTCCAGGCGACAAATGATAACACCAGTGTTTCCGGCACTTTATATACGCTTAGTGGCGATGTGCTGATTGGCCTGACGCCGGATGATGGTGAAGACTTCCGGCCACTGATCCAGATAAGTGAAGGTAGTATTCTAGTCGATACCAGTGATACTACGGCCTTCACTGTTCAGCCACCCTATACCGTGCATGCCATCGCGGATGACGCTAGTACAACGCTCCTGATTGGAAGCAATAGTGAAGTAAATCCCAAGAGCTGGCTGGTTGATGATCTAGTCACCGGCGGGCATACTCTGGAAAGCGGTGAAACGCTAACTGCCCATTTATATGATATAGCTGCTACTGAAATTCGGTTTAAAAATCCCAATGGTGGCGACACCACGGATGCCGGCCTGCAGGTTTCCGGAGATGGCACATTTGTCGGAGGGAGTGGCTCACTTGCTCTGGGAACCTCGATCCATGTGACCTATGACAGTAATCTGGCCACATCTCTTGGAAATATTTCCACAAACGGTATCAGAGATGGCACTCTGGACTTGTACGGTCTGGAAGTTAATGATTTTTATCTGAACACGTTTCGCCACAACGTTAGCGCAACTTACCCAGATTCAAACCTGACAGGGGTCATTGACAAAGTTCAGGGCTTTGTCGATCTGATCATTGAAGGAGAAATCATTGGTGCCTACATTTGGGATTTCAACGAAATCGCAGACCCGGTGCTCTATGGCGGAGTCAACTACATCGATGACGAGCTCTACAGCATTACGCTCGAAATTTATGACCCTACCTTCACGCTCGGAGGCTATTATTTTGAAACTCCTAATGATGTTTTTGATGGAGTTGCCTTAAACTACAACATCGATGCACAAACCTACGAGTTGGTAGGAAACGTGTATGTTGATGGAACATTGCAGACATTTGGAGATGGTGGAAGCGCCTCACTGATTCTTGGTCTCGACAATAATGGCGTCATGGCAGTTCAGTCGGTTACGCTAGCACCTGCCGGAGATCTAACTTACTATGGTGTGACGTTCTCCTCCGATCAATTAACGTTTATTGAGAATAGCGATGGCACTCATAGCGCATCCGGCATATCGACTGTCTCATATGACAACCAGTCGTTCGATCTCCAGATCGGGCCGGGAGGTCTCGTTACCGCACTGAATAATTCCGGCGAATGGGTTCTAAATTCACTCCTCGCAGAGATCAACAGCGATTTCGAGCTTTATGGCACCGACTACACAGTCGACCCAGCCAACCCCCTCACCTTCCTTTTCGATACGGATTCCCAAGCCTACAAACTTTATGGCGATGCTACATTGGAAGTCACTGGTTCTTCGACTCCGGTCTCACTCGGAACAGCATTGGACCCCGGTCTGGTCATTTCGAATGGGTCATTGCAGAGTCATTATTTTACTATCGCAACCAGTGGTGCTTTTACTTCCAACGGAATAACGATTACTCCCGATAGCTCCGGTCTCACTTTCAACTACTCTTCAGATGGTAATGACTATGGAACCTCAGGAGGTGCAACCATTTCATTCGATGGCCAATCTTTTGCAGTCACATTCATCAATGATGGACTGGAATTCACCGTGGAAAATAACGGCACACTCGCCATTGCTTCATTAATCGCCGAAGTCACAGCAGACCTGGAGCTTTATGGGTTGGTCATGACGGCTGAAGAAGATGCGCCTCTCACCTTTCTCTATGACTCAAATCAGTCGCTCTATCAGCTGTATGGAGATGCAGAAATCAATATGGGGCAAACCTCGCTGACAATTAATCTGGGTGATTCCGAAATGCCCGGCCTTAGTCTTTCCAATGGAACACTGGAAAGTTTCAACTTCGGAATCAAAACCAATGCTGCCATCGCTATGACGGGCTTAAACATAACACCAAACGACGAAGGGCTCGCTGTCGCCTACGCCGCAGACGATGACACCTACAGTGCCACTGGAGGTGCAACCATCGCTTTCAATAGTCAATCAATCTCCGTCGATTTTACTGGAGATAATGGCCTCTTACTGGAAGCAGATGATGGCGGAGCATTAATACTCGATTCCATCGATGCAGAACTAACTGCTGACCTCTCCATTGATGGATTGGATTTTGCGCTCAAGACTAACCATCCATTTGTCTTTATCTACAATGCGGAAGATGCACTCTACGAATTCTATGGCACTTCGATTCTGACGATCGCTGGCGAAACATTCACTATTGACCTAGGCGATGCAGACATGCCGGGACTGCTTCTTGTCGATGGAGCAATCAATGCTTTCTCAGCCGGTGTGACAACAAACTTCGAATTCGGCGGTATCAAATTCGCCCTCGGTGGTACCAATGCCATGACCATTTTCTATGACGCGAATGGAGATACTTATGGTCTCTACGGCGATGCCAGCACAAAGCTCGGGAGCACCGAAGTGGATGTCGGCCTGGGTGATGCTAACGCTCCGGGAATTCTCATATCAGGAGGTATTCTGACAGGACTTAATTTCAACGTCAGTAGTAACACAGATTTCACGCTCGATGACATTGTCATAACACCAAACAATGATGGTCTCACCTTTACCTACTCTGCAAACGATGGCACATACACTGCCTTAGGTGGAGCAACAGTTACATTTCTTGATTCTTCAATTGAGGTACTGATGGAAACCGAAGACGGTGGCCCGGGTCTTGTCCTCGGCGTCAATAATCATGGAGATCTATTCCTGATTTCCCTGAATTCGGAGGTAACGGCCGATTTCACTCTGGCCGGTATGATGTTCTCAACAGATCCGAACATCGGATTACGTTTTATCTATGACTCGGACGGCGACCTTTTCGAATTCTACGGTGTTGCCAACCTCGATCTCGGCAATGATCTGTATGAAGTCGATTTCGGAGACGAAGAAACACCCGGCATTGAAGTCGTCGATGGTGATGTTACCGGCATCAGTCTTACTATCATTTCAGACAACACATTGAGTTTCTACGGACTAACCATCACACCGGACGAAAACGGTCTGGGCTTCACCTATTCGGAAGATGCAGGCATCTACAGCGTAATGGGCGGTGCAACGGTTTCATTTGAAGATCAGTCTTTCACTGTGTCTCTTGCAACTGCAGGTGGTGATGCCGGACTCATTCTGGACAGCAGCGGAAACCTTGTCTCGCTCGATGCACAAGTGGGAGCCAATTTTGAAATCTACGGTGCCACCTTCAGTGTCGATGAAGAAAATCCGCTGACTTTCATTTTCGATTCCAACGCGATCGAATACATCCTTTACGGATCAGCTATGCTCGACTTCCACAATGGCTCGGATACTGAGGAAATCGCTGTCATCCTAGGCAATGTCGATGAGCCGGGAATAGCCATCCATGACGGCACCCTGTCCAGCTTCAACTTCGGTATAGAAGCTAACTTAACCTATGACGGCGTTACCATAGAAATCGGAAACGAGTCCGAAGCCTTCACCTTCATTTATGATCCTGTAGAAGGACTTTATGAAAGCTACGGTGAAGTCAACGTCAGCTACGAAGCGACCAGTACGGTCTTTGACTCTATTCTCGGCGAAGCGGATAATCCCGGTATCGTCCTCTCCACAACAGACTCAAGCGAACTCACCCTTGAAGCATTGAATGCCAGCATCAGCGGCAGCTTTCATGTCGATGGATTGGATTTCGATGTCGACGCGCTGACCATGATTTATAGTCAAGATACAGATTATTATGAAATAGATGGTACGGTGTCAGTCGCCATAGAAGGCAATATGGTCTCGGCTACTTTCGGGTACGAAGTCGAAGAGGACGATGGTTCCATCACGGTTTATCCCGGTATGCAAATTCAGGATGGCGATTTGATCGGCCTGGATTTCCTGATCATAGAGTCCTTTGAAATTGCCGGCATCACCATGGAAACAACAGACGATGGCATCGGCTTCAGTCACTCAGGGATCAGCCTTTTCTATATGGCATTCGGCGGTGTCAAATTCGGGTTCGATGATCAATTCATCGAGTTTGATGCGGGCAGTTATGAAAGCCCAGGCATTGTCATGCAGAGTTTTGATGATTCGGGGCTTGGGCTGTCATTTCTCCTTGTCAGCCTGGTCGGCAATCTGAACTTCTATGGTGTCGAGCTCGTCCCTGATGATGTCACGTTTAACTATTCAAGTATCGCACCAGCACATTATCACTATGCACCTGACTACTTTGAATTCTATGGTGACGTCACGGTCGGTGTGGATGGGGTTGAAGTCTCGGCTTTTCTTGGGGACAGTGACAATCCCGGTTTCGCATTCGTTGATGGTGAACTGGAAAATCTGGACCTCGGCATTTCCGAATCGATAGACTTGGCCGGCCTCACAGTTGAAACCACTGGCGACTATCTTGGGTTCAGCTACAACGAAGAAAGCGAAGCCTACGAAGTCTTCGGCGGGCTAAGTGTCACCTTTGAAGGTCAGAGCATGGGTATCCAGGCCGGCACAACTCACGCCCCCGGAATGCGTCTCATTGGAAACCACAACAAACATATGGTCTTGAAGTATTTGGATGCGACCGTCACAGCCGATTTCTCACTTTATGGACTCGATGTTAATCTGGGCCATGATGGTGTGACATTTATTTACAACGATGATGACAACCTCTATGAGGTTTACGGCGACGTGGAAGTTGATATTGAAGGACAGAAGATTGAAGGACTTTTTGGTAATGCTGACACCCCTGGCTTTGAAATCGAAAATGGCGTTGTCGAGTCTGTCGACATCGGTATTACGACAGACTTCAATATCGGTGGTTTTGAATTCAAATCGCCCGATGACAATCCTTTGACGTTCATCTATACCAAAGAGAATACTACCTATACCATTTATGGCGAGGCCGAGCTGGATACACTTTGGGATGTCATCATTACTCTTGGATCGGAAGAAAATCCGGGAATTCAGATTATTGACAACACATGGGACATCGAAAACCTCGCCATTGAAGTCGACAAGATCAATCTTGGCTTCGCTCAGCTCAAAGAGGTCAGAGTATCCTACAGTCGAGATCACAGTGACATCATTGTGGATGTGATTCTGGATGTGATCATCCCGGAATTCGAAGGTGAATTCGACAGCGAAGTCGCTGTGGACAATGGCAAGATCACCGATATCTTTCTGGAATACAAGGCAGTCGGCACATCTACAGGGATTGAGATTTTAGATACCGGAGTGGATATTGCAGAGATGAGTGTTGCCTTTGATAATCTCGACCAGCCAGCAGACTTGATCTTCGAAGGAACGATCGGGCTGCAGTTTGGTGGACAAATCGGCATTGGCGGACAGGCTGCCACACTCTCATACATCGAGGGCGATGTTTACGTCGACAGTGAAGAGCTGATCATCAGTGACACAGTATATTTCGGTGCCTATGAAATAAATGGTGAATGGGATTCACTTATTTACAAGAGCGGCGCGGCTATGACACTCGATTGGGCGGATGAAAAATACCTCCTTGAAAGCTCGCTTTACATGCCAGCTGATTACGGCATCAAATTGACCGAAGATCTTTTCTTCAGCAAGGAGTATGTTGTTCTTGAAGCAAAGGCTGAAGTCCGGGTCCCCGATGGCATTCCAATCATTGGAGGTGATGATCTGGGCAACATCGACGTTGATCTACTGATCGATACCAATGACCCATCAAACAGCTTTGCCGCTGCCTGGGTTGACATCGACTTGCTCTTCACTACGGAGCAGGCAGGTATCGAATACACATTCGACAACGGAAAATTCAAGTACATCGACAGCGGAGACATCGCCGACATCAAACAGGAGATCCAGGAAGCCGAAGACGCTCAAAACGGAGATGAGGATTACACCACAAAAACATTTACCTTCGATCTCCCCGAGGGAGCCACATCCTTCATGGTCGATATGGGTTGGGCCTTGTATGAGGCGATCCCAGTTGGAGAGGACATGGATCCTGTTACTGCGCCAGTTGGTGATATGTTCGTAACCGTAACCGGAACTGTCAAAGACAGCTCTGGCGCCATTAACGACGATGTACCGCTGAGCATTCATGAGGTTAGCTACAATGACGGCTCCTATACTGCAGACACCTCGAATACTTCGATCGGATACTATAGCCTTCCACTTATTGTTACGGATTCCTATGGCGTCAAAATTGCCTCGGAAGGGGTCATTCTTACGAGCAACACGAGCGATCAACTTATTGCGTTTGATGCCCTGGCTGAAGGCACCATAACCGTCTCACTCACCTACCTTGCAACCATCGACAATTTCCTAACCCCCCTGATCTTCGATGATCCCAGCATGACGGTTTACTACGATTATGAAGATCCCTACATCAACATCGACTCCATCGATCTGAATGCCAGCAATTCAGATACTATCGGCGACACCACTTACATCTTCAGTGGAACAACATTGCCAATCACACTCGAATACTATTCGGATGCTGCATTCGTCAATAACACAACCGTTTCCATTTTCATTGATGACAATGATGAGGATCACGACGGCACAGCCATCAAAGCCTTCGAAGATTATCAATATGCGGGAGACGACGTCCCTATAAATCATAGCGTCCATTGGTTGATTGAAAACATTAGCGAAGAGCCCAGCGATGAGTACTACATTTACGCCCAGATTGATAATGGCAATCAGGAGATTGTTTACTCGGAATACTTCGGACCCTTCACAATCGCACCAGCTGTTTATGGCAGAGTTTTTGACAGTATTCAGGGCAACAGCCCACTCAACGGCTTTCGGGTTTATCTGGATGTCAACGGCGACAAGGAATACGATGCAAGTATCGACAAATCAACAATCACCAACAGCAACGGTAATTACGTTTTCGATGATGTCCCCAACGGCGAAGTTACCATCGGAGTCGTCATCCCCTACGGTTATGCCTCCAATGAGAACACACTTGATTTTATAACCACGACTTACATCACAGGCGATTCCGTTGAAATCGATTTTGATATCAATCTCCTCGATTCCATCTCCGGTTATGTCTACGAAGATACCAATGAGGATGGCATCTTTGATAACGATGAAGTCGGCATCCGCGGGGTACAGCTTTTTATCGATCAAAATGGCAATGGCACTTACGAGAGCCACACGGATATCAAAACGGTGACTAACAAAAATGGTTTCTGGCGTTTTTATGACGTAGAGGTCAATACGACCTATGACGTTTACAT
- a CDS encoding HAMP domain-containing sensor histidine kinase yields the protein MITNSIRWQIQLWHGVLLTIVVVFLLILVSYHEKEMLERVVDQELMGLTPTVLLFHFPHPDQRTGGRHRAPDFSANDLRRNPPEIHLSNRSPSEFYHIVWDDRGEVLAVSPSFPEYITRPGRGTVGWEYHYSDNGNRELIHRHPSGYIGMVGTSASNIRRQWLAFCYWIWGVGLVTLLVAWGVGWMLVNRSLTPLRRISATAKDIAEGDLSKRIETTRAHEELQELAGTLNQTFERLGLALTQQIRFTADASHELRTPLAVVLNECQWALDRERSLTEYREGFETCHSTAMHMSGLVEALMQLARIDAGQEKLKCVTVDLQAVLEECIEMLRAIIRSKHIAIESQLEAIFVKIDISKIQQVVINIVSNAASHSPENSVIKLSSKIDGNWAVIEILDEGSGIPENDLSQIFERFYQSGESRTEAGAGLGLAISKSIIELHGGSINAANEKGKGARFVIRLPL from the coding sequence GTGATCACTAATTCAATACGTTGGCAAATACAGCTTTGGCATGGCGTGCTGCTGACCATTGTTGTCGTTTTCTTGCTGATCCTTGTTTCATATCATGAGAAGGAGATGCTGGAGCGGGTTGTGGACCAGGAACTAATGGGGCTGACGCCGACTGTTTTGCTTTTTCACTTTCCACATCCAGATCAACGCACTGGGGGGAGACACAGAGCTCCGGACTTTAGTGCCAACGATTTGAGGCGAAACCCACCTGAGATACATTTGTCGAATCGCTCTCCCAGTGAGTTCTACCATATTGTTTGGGACGATAGAGGAGAGGTTCTTGCCGTGTCTCCATCGTTCCCGGAGTATATTACCAGGCCTGGTAGAGGAACAGTTGGTTGGGAATACCACTACAGCGATAATGGTAACCGAGAGCTCATCCATCGACATCCAAGTGGCTATATCGGCATGGTTGGGACGAGTGCTTCAAATATTCGGCGCCAGTGGCTGGCTTTCTGTTATTGGATTTGGGGCGTTGGTCTTGTCACTTTATTAGTCGCCTGGGGCGTGGGTTGGATGCTTGTAAATCGTTCACTGACTCCACTCAGGCGCATTAGTGCGACTGCAAAGGACATTGCTGAAGGTGACCTAAGTAAGCGTATTGAAACCACGCGGGCACATGAGGAATTACAAGAATTGGCCGGGACTTTGAATCAAACTTTTGAGCGGCTGGGACTGGCGCTTACTCAGCAAATTCGTTTTACAGCTGACGCCTCGCACGAACTCCGCACGCCTTTGGCAGTTGTGCTCAATGAATGCCAATGGGCCTTGGATCGGGAGCGCTCACTGACTGAGTATAGAGAGGGCTTTGAAACGTGTCACAGTACCGCAATGCATATGAGTGGTTTGGTGGAAGCGTTGATGCAGCTTGCGCGGATTGATGCCGGACAGGAGAAATTGAAATGCGTAACGGTCGACCTGCAAGCGGTGCTTGAGGAATGTATTGAGATGCTCAGAGCAATTATTAGGTCAAAGCATATTGCAATTGAATCACAGCTCGAAGCAATTTTTGTCAAAATCGATATCTCCAAAATCCAACAAGTAGTTATTAACATCGTTAGTAATGCCGCCAGTCACAGTCCCGAAAATTCTGTGATCAAACTGTCTTCGAAAATTGACGGTAACTGGGCGGTAATTGAAATACTGGATGAAGGAAGTGGTATCCCGGAAAATGATCTTTCCCAGATATTCGAGCGCTTTTATCAGTCGGGAGAATCCAGGACGGAAGCAGGAGCCGGGCTTGGTTTGGCAATCAGTAAATCAATTATTGAGCTGCACGGTGGAAGCATTAACGCAGCGAATGAGAAAGGCAAAGGCGCCCGTTTTGTTATTCGCCTTCCGCTCTAG
- a CDS encoding response regulator transcription factor: protein MIAPRMRILVVEDNPILRKQLIRSLKEKSYAVDSAEDGEESIYKAMNWPYDLIILDIMLPKIDGWEVLNKIRENQLSTPVLMLTARDKVADRVQGLNSGADDYLTKPFDMDELHARIGSLIRRSADKVSPRIAIGTIEIDTGAQRIFSDGEPVTMTKREYGIVQKLALGRGKVVGTKELLETILDENDDSMSNLLNVHLFNIRKKLGKDFIKTVRGQGYLIE, encoded by the coding sequence ATGATTGCCCCGCGTATGCGCATTCTAGTCGTCGAAGACAATCCTATCCTAAGGAAGCAGCTAATCCGCTCGCTCAAAGAGAAAAGCTATGCTGTGGATAGTGCAGAAGATGGGGAAGAGAGTATTTACAAAGCGATGAACTGGCCCTACGACCTGATCATTCTCGATATCATGCTGCCGAAAATAGATGGCTGGGAAGTACTGAATAAAATACGTGAGAACCAACTGTCGACCCCCGTTCTCATGCTAACTGCACGGGACAAAGTGGCGGATCGAGTCCAGGGTTTGAACTCAGGTGCCGACGACTACCTGACAAAACCCTTTGACATGGATGAACTCCACGCCCGCATTGGCTCACTAATACGTCGCTCCGCGGACAAAGTATCACCTCGTATTGCAATCGGAACCATCGAAATAGACACTGGGGCGCAACGCATATTCTCGGACGGCGAACCCGTCACCATGACTAAAAGAGAGTACGGAATCGTGCAAAAGCTGGCCTTGGGTCGTGGGAAAGTAGTTGGCACCAAAGAGCTTCTTGAAACGATTCTCGATGAGAATGATGACAGTATGTCAAACCTGCTTAATGTTCATCTCTTCAACATTCGCAAGAAGCTGGGTAAAGACTTCATCAAAACCGTTCGCGGACAAGGCTACTTGATTGAGTGA
- a CDS encoding pyridoxal-phosphate dependent enzyme, with translation MDILRTLRQETLFARQRVYQAGEPTPLEPIELEVPGNVFVKREDLSPIKAYKWRGAFNRMALLSEDERKRPVVAASAGNHAQGVALAARILDLRAKIYMPRTTPVVKREAVYRHGGEHVEIILEGDGYDDALAAALIETHANGNAYIHAYDDLLVMAGQATLADEIVMSGEGPFDVAYLQIGGGGMAGGVANWLKTFYPKIRIVGVEGVEQASMKAAVEAGKPTPLEALDIFCDGTAVRQAGEVTFEVCRQVIDEFITVTNEEVSDAIRLYWERLRCLLEPSGAMGLAGLLKDCAASSSTAHHENALIIGCGANLDFGKLAVIADSAGIGAGRRRHLRIQIPEKPGSMLELLETGLGRLNIIDFQYGKVDPAEAWPVFGMVCSDPEHSALEERLRSEGYKFEEVDDSVEVRFRAIPCDVSLLHFPVFLELDFYERAGALLDFLQQIVRSQANFCYFNYRYTGERVGRALIGLEFDTQTQAEAFLAELPPSGDGYRYCRPLSNDEINQIVGKKD, from the coding sequence ATGGATATCTTACGAACGCTCAGACAGGAGACGCTTTTTGCTCGTCAGCGGGTGTATCAGGCTGGAGAACCGACACCACTTGAGCCAATAGAGCTTGAGGTGCCGGGTAATGTCTTCGTCAAGCGTGAGGATTTGTCCCCGATTAAAGCTTACAAATGGCGGGGTGCGTTCAATCGTATGGCTTTGTTGAGCGAGGATGAGCGGAAAAGGCCTGTTGTTGCGGCATCTGCCGGAAACCATGCGCAGGGAGTCGCTCTGGCAGCACGTATTCTCGACCTCAGGGCAAAAATTTACATGCCGAGGACCACTCCTGTAGTCAAGCGTGAGGCAGTGTATCGGCATGGCGGAGAGCATGTTGAAATCATTCTCGAAGGCGATGGCTACGACGATGCACTGGCGGCCGCCCTCATCGAGACACATGCCAATGGCAATGCTTACATCCATGCCTATGATGATTTACTGGTGATGGCTGGTCAGGCGACTCTAGCCGATGAAATTGTGATGTCAGGTGAAGGACCATTTGATGTCGCTTATCTCCAGATTGGCGGCGGTGGTATGGCTGGTGGCGTTGCGAACTGGCTGAAAACTTTTTACCCCAAGATAAGAATTGTTGGAGTCGAAGGGGTTGAACAGGCTTCAATGAAGGCTGCAGTCGAAGCAGGTAAACCGACTCCGCTTGAGGCACTGGATATCTTTTGTGATGGGACTGCAGTCCGTCAGGCAGGAGAAGTCACTTTTGAAGTCTGCCGCCAGGTCATTGATGAGTTTATTACGGTTACGAATGAGGAAGTGAGTGATGCAATACGCCTGTATTGGGAGCGTTTGCGGTGTCTTCTGGAGCCTTCAGGGGCGATGGGACTTGCCGGTCTTTTGAAGGATTGTGCGGCATCATCCAGTACTGCTCATCATGAGAATGCCTTGATCATCGGGTGTGGTGCAAATCTGGATTTTGGTAAGCTCGCTGTTATTGCAGATTCCGCAGGCATTGGTGCTGGACGCAGGCGTCATCTACGAATCCAGATTCCCGAAAAACCGGGTAGCATGCTTGAGCTTCTGGAGACAGGTCTTGGCCGGCTTAATATCATCGATTTTCAGTACGGGAAAGTTGACCCTGCTGAAGCCTGGCCGGTCTTTGGTATGGTTTGCTCCGATCCTGAGCACAGTGCCCTGGAAGAACGCTTACGGAGTGAAGGCTATAAATTTGAGGAAGTGGATGATTCAGTTGAGGTGAGATTCCGGGCAATCCCTTGCGATGTTTCATTGCTTCATTTCCCAGTTTTCCTCGAATTGGATTTTTATGAGCGTGCTGGTGCTTTGTTGGACTTTCTTCAGCAAATTGTACGCAGCCAGGCGAACTTCTGCTACTTCAATTATCGATACACGGGTGAGCGTGTAGGGCGTGCATTGATTGGTTTGGAGTTTGATACTCAGACACAAGCCGAGGCATTCTTAGCTGAACTGCCGCCCTCGGGTGATGGATATCGTTATTGCAGGCCACTAAGTAATGATGAGATTAACCAAATTGTCGGTAAGAAGGATTGA